From the genome of Pungitius pungitius chromosome 21, fPunPun2.1, whole genome shotgun sequence, one region includes:
- the LOC119212588 gene encoding integrin alpha-X-like yields the protein MCWIISTGVFLSGLNALLCFNIDPVAWKTLTQPAAGFGYQVVQRPSDLLVSAPLAQFSPTGRGQIYKCSTETCTQLSVPVAEFAVNMSLGLTMANDPSTQRTLACGPTIPKDCKSITMYSGTCWQIDASDRVRGPVPSSNGECRHSADIVLLLDGSGSVTSPDFETMKTFVKNLVRSLLQADIKFAIVQFSSSPQIHFYFSDNLISGTASWESKVDEIKQHRGFTYTAKAIESVVNDVFTPTKGSRPNVNKVLIVITDGESNDRFNLPSATSLADNKKIVRFAIGVGEAFSSDRAKKELETIASTKENVFQVESFDALDKIRQTLQAKLFSIEGSQTSGESLKLEMAQEGFSAAYVPEGIQMAIVGANEWKGGFLQYSMSTGLKTSSYEADIETDSYLGYSMAVAETRSGTLTIVGAPRYQHRGAVMVVHQNVLKKRIDPFDWQFQSGEYFGAVVCAMDLDLDSFTDLILISAPMFMDSDGEGRVYVCSLSGLDVECRLDSPSVLRGDVSANGRFGSSLAVLPDLNTDGLSDLAVGAPLENNGQGSIYIFHGEGGVGGISSSYSQRIAATEVRSPLRFFGLSISQSSFDHSGDGLPDLAIGSKGAVVLLRSKPIVMVEATVSFSPNPIPTQNSDCSKPLESTAEVCFTMTRHSKVDKVTAKISYNLTLDATRKVPNSRAYFNEKQRETKGTVDIDLIQPVCNRVKFFVQACPEDALNALSNELRFSFEGLPNPPNPSASLALQAQKTTVHPLGFEINCGEDDNCVDDLKVDFNFTKSLEVKVGIDELLDVTVSVENRGENSYNSRVILSYPTGLSFRKFTTLQGRIECSSLDSEDGVTRGKTDCTVNKPILKSDYKAFFIISYGIETSSQLASTIYFSANVSSGNQEHSSSSELYRNKDIDVKYSIFATFESSLRYSNFSFSEKNLHKPVQQSIVVTNDIRAVNFTVVIRVPVKLGDKNIWTDSSSLQIPDCQRGFDEQPKVMDFIAKIQENKLVDCSVATCSVFKCSKIMGRLESKTYQISANLSSEWIQQIGLQSAKFLLISTASLEYDRKQYIFFSAGSYNNPPVRKIEVEVEVYVEPDFTKEIVGGSLGGLALLALLTAGLYKAGFFKSKYKEMINHDVVDPGDNGDALT from the exons ATGTGCTGGATAATTTCTACAGGAGTATTCTTGTCAG GGTTAAacgctttactttgttttaacatcGATCCTGTGGCTTGGAAGACCCTGACTCAACCTGCTGCAGGTTTTGGATACCAGGTGGTGCAGAGGCCATCAGA ttTGCTGGTCAGTGCTCCTCTTGCACAGTTTTCACCAACAGGAAGAGGACAGATTTATAAGTGTTCCACCGAAACATGCACGCAACTATCGGTTCCTG TGGCTGAGTTTGCAGTGAACATGTCTCTGGGTTTGACGATGGCAAATGATCCCTCCACACAAAGAACTTTG GCATGTGGTCCAACCATCCCAAAGGACTGCAAAAGTATCACCATGTACAGTGGAACCTGCTGGCAGATAGACGCTTCTGATCGAGTTAGAGGTCCTGTACCTTCTTCTAATGGTG AGTGCAGACACTCAGCAGACATTGTACTTCTGTTGGACGGCTCCGGCAGTGTAACATCACCGGATTTTGAAACAATGAAGACTTTTGTAAAGAATCTGGTCCGCTCACTCCTGCAAGCAGACATAAAg tttgcCATTGTCCAATTCTCTAGTTCTCCCCAAATCCATTTTTACTTCAGTGATAATCTGATCTCTGGAACTGCATCATGGGAAAGTAAAGTTGATGAGATTAAACAACACAGGGGATTCACTTACACAGCTAAAGCCATCGAATCTGTGGT CAATGATGTTTTCACACCAACAAAAGGTTCCAGGCCAAATGTGAACAAAGTGTTGATAGTCATCACCGATGGAGAATCTAACGACCGCTTCAATCTGCCAAGTGCAACAAGTTTAGCTGACAACAAAAAGATTGTTCGATTTGCTATTGGA GTGGGGGAGGCATTCAGCAGTGATCGGGCAAAAAAAGAACTGGAAACCATTGCATCTACCAAAGAAAACGTATTTCAAGTGGAGAGTTTTGACGCACttgacaaaataagacagaCTCTGCAGGCCAAACTCTTCTCTATTGAAG GATCACAAACAAGTGGAGAATCACTGAAATTGGAAATGGCTCAAGAGGGATTCAGTGCAGCTTATGTGCCTGag GGAATTCAGATGGCTATTGTTGGTGCTAATGAGTGGAAGGGAGGCTTCCTCCAATACTCAATGTCAACAGGCCTCAAGACAAGCTCCTATGAGGCTGATATAGAGACTGACAGTTATCTGG GTTACTCCATGGCAGTTGCTGAAACGAGGTCTGGCACGTTAACAATTGTCGGAGCTCCAAGATATCAACACAGAGGAGCTGTGATGGTAGTTCACCAAAACGTCCTCAAAAAAAGGATTGATCCCTTTGACTGGCAG TTTCAGAGTGGTGAATATTTCGGGGCTGTTGTTTGTGCGATGGACCTGGATCTCGACAGCTTCACTGACTTGATCCTCATATCTGCCCCAATGTTCATGGACTCTGATGGAGAGGGAAGGGTTTACGTTTGCAGCTTGAGTGGTTTG GATGTGGAGTGTCGCTTAGACTCTCCATCAGTACTGAGAGGGGACGTCTCTGCCAATGGAAGGTTCGGGTCTTCTCTCGCTGTACTGCCTGATCTCAACACCGACGGTCTCAGTGACTTGGCAGTTGGAGCGCCTTTGGAGAACAACGGTCAAGGCAGCATCTACATATTCCATGGAGAAGGAGGGGTAGGAGGAATCAGTTCTTCTTACTCACAG AGAATTGCAGCAACTGAAGTCCGGTCACCATTGAGGTTCTTCGGGCTGTCCATCAGTCAGTCGTCTTTTgaccacagtggtgacgggctGCCTGACTTAGCGATCGGTTCAAAGGGCGCAGTTGTCTTACTGAG ATCAAAGCCAATAGTTATGGTGGAAGCTACAGTGTCGTTCAGCCCAAATCCAATCCCAACTCAAAACTCAGACTGCTCAAAACCTTTGGAGAGCACAGCAGAAGTCTGTTTTACCATGACCAGGCACTCCAAAGTAGACAAAG TTACAGCAAAGATTAGCTACAATCTAACACTGGACGCCACTCGCAAAGTCCCAAACAGCCGGGCCTACTTTAACGAGAAACAACGGGAGACAAAAGGGACAGTTGATATTGACTTAATTCAGCCTGTATGCAACAGGGTGAAGTTCTTTGTTCAG GCTTGTCCAGAAGATGCTCTAAACGCTCTTTCAAATGAACTAAGATTTAGCTTTGAAGGTTTACCTAACCCCCCAAATCCAAGTGCTAGTCTCGCCCTGCAGGCGCAGAAAACAACTGTACATCCT TTGGGGTTTGAGATCAATTGCGGCGAAGATGATAACTGTGTTGATGACCTAAAAGTGGATTTCAACTTCACCAA ATCCTTAGAGGTGAAAGTGGGCATTGATGAACTGTTGGATGTCACCGTCTCAGTGGAGAACAGAGGGGAAAACTCCTACAACAGCCGTGTCATTCTCTCATATCCAACCGGACTCTCTTTCAGGAAGTTTACAACCCTGCAG GGGAGAATTGAGTGCAGCTCCTTGGACAGTGAAGATGGTGTAACGAGAGGGAAGACGGACTGCACTGTCAACAAGCCTATTTTAAAGAGCGACTATAAG GCTTTCTTCATCATCTCCTATGGGATTGAGACTAGTAGCCAACTTGCCAGTACCATTTATTTCTCTGCAAATGTTTCCAG TGGGAATCAGGAGCACTCCAGTTCAAGCGAACTCTacagaaacaaagacattgATGTGAAGTACAGCATTTTTGCTACTTTTGAaag CTCCCTCAGATACAGCAATTTTTCATTCAGCGAGAAAAATCTTCACAAACCAGTCCAACAATCAATTGTG GTTACAAATGACATCAGAGCAGTGAATTTTACGGTGGTGATTCGGGTGCCTGTCAAGCTCGGTGATAAAAACATCTGGACGGATTCCAGCAGCTTGCAG ATTCCAGACTGTCAAAGAGGCTTTGATGAACAACCTAAAGTCATGGATTTTATTGCTAAGATACAGGAAAACAAGTTAGTG GACTGCTCTGTAGCCACGTGCTCGGTTTTCAAGTGCAGTAAGATCATGGGAAGACTGGAGAGTAAAACCTACCAAATCTCTGCCAACCTCAGTTCTGAATGGATTCAGCAG ATTGGACTTCAATCTGCCAAATTCCTCTTGATCAGCACGGCCAGTCTGGAGTACGACAGAAAACAGTACATCTTTTTCTCAGCAGGGTCTTACAACAACCCCCCTGTTCGCAAG ATTGAGGTGGAGGTAGAAGTGTATGTTGAACCAGACTTCACCAAAGAGATTGTTGGAGGATCACTGGGAGGGTTAGCT
- the LOC119212586 gene encoding integrin alpha-M-like produces the protein MSDTMDWIITTAVFLSGLNALLCFNIDPVAWKTLTQPAAGFGYQVVQRPSDLLVSAPLAQFSPTGRGQIYKCSTETCTQLSVPVAEFAVNMSLGLTMANDPSTQRTLACGPTIPKDCKSITMYSGTCWQIDASDRVTGPVPSSNGECGSADIVFLLDGSGSVNDQDFERMKTFVKNLVRSLLQADIKFAIVQFSDSPQTHFFFSDNLISGTVSWESKVDGIRQLRGYTYTAKAIKSVVNNVFTPTKGSRPNVNKVLIVITDGASSDPDDLPSATSLADNKKIVRFAIGVGGAFNSVQAKKELETIASTKGNIFQVESFNALEQIRQTLQAKLFSIEGSQTSGESLKLEMAQEGFSAAYVPEGIQMAIVGANEWKGGFLQYSMSTGLKTSSYEADIETDSYLGYSMAVAKTRSGTLTIVGAPRYQHRGAVMVVHQNVLRKTIDPFRWQFQSGEYFGAVVCAMDLDLDSFTDLILISAPMFMDSDGEGRVYVCSLTGLDVECRLDSPSVLSGDVSDKGRFGSSLAVLPDLNTDGLSELAVGAPLENNGQGSIYIFHGEGGVGGISSSYSQRIAASEVQSPLWFFGLSISQSSFDHSGDGLPDLAIGSKGAVVLLRSKPIVMVEATLSFSPNPIPTQNSDCSKPLESTAEVCFTMTRHSKVDKVTAKISYNLTLDATRKVPNNRAYFSEKQRETKGTVDIDLIRPVCNTVKFFVQACPEDALNALYNELMFSFEGLPNPPNPSASLALQAQKKTLHPLGFEINCGEDDNCVDDLKVDFNFTKSLEVKVGIDELLDVTVSVENRGENSYNSRVILSYPTGLSFRKFTTLQGRIECSSLDSEDGVTRGKTDCTVDKPILKSDSKAFFIISYGIETSSQLASSISFSANVSSGNLEHSSSSELYRNKDIDVKYSIFATFESSLRYSNFSFGKNNVQKPVQQSIVVTNDIRAVNFTVVIRVPVKLGDKNIWTDSSSLQIPDCQRCFDEQPKVTDFIAKIQKNKLMDCSVATCSVFKCSKIMGRLESKTYQISANLSSEWIQQIGLQSAKFLLISTASLEYDRKQYIFLSAGSYNNPPVRKIEVEVEVYAEPDFTKEIVGGSLGGLALLALLTAGLYKAGFFKSKYKDMIKDYAADPGDDGDALTPD, from the exons ATGAGTGACACAATGGACTGGATAATTACCACGGCAGTATTCTTGTCAG GGTTAAacgctttactttgttttaacatcGATCCTGTGGCTTGGAAGACCCTGACTCAACCTGCTGCAGGTTTTGGATACCAGGTGGTGCAGAGGCCATCAGA TTTGCTGGTCAGTGCTCCTCTTGCACAGTTTTCACCAACAGGAAGAGGACAGATTTATAAGTGTTCCACCGAAACATGCACGCAACTATCGGTTCCTG TGGCTGAGTTTGCAGTGAACATGTCTCTGGGTTTGACGATGGCAAATGATCCCTCCACACAAAGAACTTTG GCATGTGGTCCAACCATCCCAAAGGACTGCAAAAGTATCACCATGTACAGTGGAACCTGCTGGCAGATAGACGCTTCTGATCGAGTTACAGGTCCTGTACCTTCTTCTAATGGCG AGTGCGGGTCAGCAGACATTGTATTTCTGTTGGACGGCTCCGGCAGCGTAAATGATCAGGATTTTGAAAGAATGAAGACTTTTGTAAAGAATCTGGTCCGCTCACTCCTGCAAGCAGACATAAAg tttgcCATTGTCCAATTCTCCGATTCTCCCCAAACCCATTTTTTCTTCAGTGATAATCTGATCTCTGGAACTGTATCATGGGAAAGTAAAGTCGATGGGATTAGACAACTCAGGGGATACACTTACACAGCTAAAGCCATCAAATCTGTGGT caATAACGTTTTCACACCAACAAAAGGTTCCAGGCCAAATGTGAACAAAGTGTTGATAGTCATCACCGATGGAGCATCTAGCGACCCCGATGATTTGCCAAGTGCAACAAGTTTAGCTGACAACAAAAAGATTGTTCGATTTGCTATTGGA gtggggggggcattcaaCAGTGTTCAGGCAAAAAAGGAACTGGAAACCATTGCATCTACCAAAGGAAACATATTTCAAGTGGAGAGTTTCAATGCTCTTGAACAAATAAGACAGACTCTGCAGGCCAAACTCTTCTCTATTGAAG GATCACAAACAAGCGGAGAATCACTGAAATTGGAAATGGCTCAAGAGGGATTCAGTGCAGCCTATGTGCCTgag GGAATTCAGATGGCTATTGTTGGTGCTAATGAGTGGAAGGGAGGCTTCCTCCAATACTCAATGTCAACAGGCCTCAAGACAAGCTCCTATGAGGCTGATATAGAGACTGACAGTTATCTGG GTTACTCCATGGCAGTTGCTAAAACGAGGTCTGGCACGTTAACAATTGTCGGTGCTCCAAGATATCAACACAGAGGAGCTGTGATGGTAGTTCACCAAAACGTCCTCAGAAAAACGATTGATCCCTTTCGCTGGCAG TTTCAGAGTGGTGAATATTTCGGGGCTGTTGTTTGTGCGATGGACCTGGATCTTGACAGCTTCACTGACTTAATCCTCATATCTGCCCCAATGTTCATGGACTCTGATGGAGAGGGAAGGGTTTACGTTTGCAGCTTGACTGGCTTG GATGTGGAGTGTCGCTTAGACTCTCCATCAGTACTGAGTGGGGACGTCTCTGACAAAGGAAGGTTCGGGTCTTCTCTCGCTGTACTGCCTGATCTCAACACCGACGGTCTCAGTGAATTGGCAGTTGGAGCGCCTTTGGAGAACAACGGTCAAGGCAGCATCTACATATTCCACGGAgaaggaggagtaggaggaatCAGTTCTTCTTACTCACAG AGAATTGCAGCATCTGAAGTCCAGTCACCATTGTGGTTCTTTGGCCTGTCCATCAGTCAGTCGTCTTTTgaccacagtggtgacgggctGCCTGACTTAGCGATCGGTTCAAAGGGCGCAGTTGTCTTACTGAG ATCAAAGCCAATAGTTATGGTGGAAGCTACATTGTCGTTCAGCCCAAATCCAATCCCAACTCAAAACTCAGACTGCTCAAAACCTTTGGAGAGCACAGCAGAAGTCTGTTTTACCATGACCAGGCACTCCAAAGTAGACAAAG TTACAGCAAAGATTAGCTACAATCTAACACTGGACGCCACTCGCAAAGTCCCAAACAACCGGGCCTACTTTAGCGAGAAACAACGAGAGACAAAAGGGACAGTTGATATTGACTTAATTCGTCCTGTATGCAACACGGTGAAGTTCTTTGTTCAG GCTTGTCCAGAGGATGCTCTAAACGCACTTTACAATGAACTCATGTTCAGCTTTGAAGGTTTACCTAACCCCCCAAATCCGAGTGCTAGTCTCGCCCTGCAGGCGCAGAAAAAAACTCTACATCCT TTGGGGTTCGAGATCAATTGCGGCGAAGATGATAACTGTGTTGATGACCTAAAAGTGGATTTCAACTTCACCAA ATCCTTAGAGGTGAAAGTGGGCATTGATGAACTGTTGGATGTCACCGTCTCAGTGGAGAACAGAGGGGAAAACTCCTACAACAGCCGTGTCATTCTCTCATATCCAACCGGACTCTCTTTCAGGAAGTTTACAACCCTGCAg ggGAGAATTGAGTGCAGCTCCTTGGACAGTGAAGATGGTGTAACGAGAGGGAAGACGGACTGCACTGTCGACAAGCCTATTTTAAAGAGTGACTCTAAG GCTTTCTTCATCATCTCCTATGGGATTGAGACTAGTAGCCAACTTGCCAGTAGCATTTCTTTCTCTGCAAATGTTTCCAG TGGGAATCTGGAGCACTCCAGTTCAAGCGAACTCTacagaaacaaagacattgATGTGAAGTACAGCATTTTTGCTACTTTTGAaag cTCCCTCAGATACAGCAATTTTTCATTCGGCAAGAACAATGTTCAAAAACCAGTCCAACAATCCATTGTG GTTACAAATGACATCAGAGCAGTGAATTTCACGGTGGTGATTCGGGTGCCTGTGAAGCTCGGTGATAAAAACATCTGGACGGATTCCAGCAGCTTGCAG ATTCCAGACTGTCAAAGATGCTTTGATGAACAACCTAAAGTCACGGATTTTATTGCTAAGatacagaaaaacaagttaATG GACTGCTCTGTAGCCACGTGCTCGGTTTTTAAGTGCAGTAAGATCATGGGAAGACTGGAGAGTAAAACCTACCAAATCTCTGCCAACCTCAGTTCTGAATGGATTCAGCAG ATTGGACTTCAATCTGCCAAATTCCTCTTGATCAGCACGGCCAGTCTGGAGTACGACAGAAAGCAGTACATCTTTTTATCAGCAGGGTCTTACAACAACCCCCCTGTTCGCAAG ATTGAGGTGGAGGTAGAAGTGTATGCCGAACCAGACTTCACCAAAGAGATTGTTGGAGGATCACTGGGAGGGTTAGCTCTCCTGGCTTTACTCACCGCTGGCCTGTACAAG GCGGGTTTCTTCAAGAGTAAATACAAGGACATGATTAAAGATTATGCGGCGGATCCGGGGGACGATGGAGACGCACTTACAccagattaa